One region of Hoeflea sp. 108 genomic DNA includes:
- a CDS encoding glutathione S-transferase family protein codes for MEPVLFYGVPHGCSFGSIVALEWLGQPYRLHRIDMSEQRPGGAFAKASPLGQTPAMLMADGKPLNESLAILHAIAARGIDQGLGFAQGTREFDELNAMLSYLHTTLHSALGYGWSVYKLDKDDTAGTAFLRKLAKESATKAYAYLQGVLEGRDWLVGDHKTVADAYFIGIARWGEDLKLFDIASEFPRLHRHMAKLEADPAMIFAHAIEEQRQAVSSGGFLGHIGIEDMEPRLAA; via the coding sequence ATGGAACCTGTACTTTTCTACGGCGTGCCCCACGGCTGCTCGTTCGGCTCGATCGTGGCGCTCGAATGGCTGGGCCAACCCTATCGGCTGCACCGCATCGACATGTCGGAGCAGCGACCGGGCGGGGCCTTCGCCAAGGCGAGCCCGCTTGGCCAGACGCCTGCGATGCTGATGGCCGACGGCAAGCCCCTGAACGAGAGCCTGGCGATCCTGCACGCCATCGCCGCGCGCGGCATCGACCAGGGGCTCGGCTTCGCCCAGGGCACCAGGGAGTTCGACGAACTGAACGCGATGCTGTCTTATCTCCACACGACGCTGCATTCCGCGCTCGGCTACGGCTGGAGCGTCTACAAGCTCGACAAGGATGACACGGCCGGCACCGCGTTCCTGCGCAAGCTGGCAAAGGAGAGTGCGACCAAGGCCTATGCCTACCTGCAGGGCGTACTCGAAGGTCGGGATTGGCTGGTCGGCGACCATAAGACCGTGGCCGACGCCTACTTCATCGGCATCGCCCGCTGGGGCGAGGACCTCAAGCTGTTCGATATCGCCAGCGAGTTTCCTCGTTTGCACAGGCACATGGCCAAGCTCGAAGCCGATCCGGCCATGATCTTCGCCCATGCCATCGAGGAACAACGGCAGGCAGTGTCTTCGGGCGGCTTCCTTGGACACATCGGTATCGAGGACATGGAACCTCGCCTCGCTGCATGA
- a CDS encoding winged helix-turn-helix domain-containing protein, translating into MAKPSFMVGHAPHTVALGDYCLDLASGLLRRGQEPVRLRAKPYRLLEHLARNPGRIVTKSELMTAVWGDVFVTEDSLTQAIKEIRKALGDDTQQTIRTISGRGYMLVPATPAPEPRQLPIVAVLRFQNAGDRTDEPLVDGFVEDIIVRLARFRSVMVLGHTSTFSVQSGLAGAAQLGADFAVEGSLRRTGERLDISVSLATAPAGVLAWNERYVADGSDVFAVLDDISEQIVNRLVKRLEDAGTHRAAAKPTDSLVAYELLLRGISRLRGYQPEDNEAAREYFEAAIDKDPAYGLAHGYLGLAVAHLVGDIVLSPEVFDQAIAHGARGVALAPEEPRCHRILGVIRLFASQHSGAEGHMRRALDLNPHDADTMTQLGYVLTLRGRPLEGLALMEKAEKINPIHPDWYDCNRSMALYGIGDYAGALVRLERMTSQPPWQLAHVAACQAQDGKVEQARQTLSRALAIAPDFSPALYARHGVPYEHARDTDHLAEGIAKALDAN; encoded by the coding sequence TTGGCGAAGCCGTCATTCATGGTGGGACACGCGCCTCATACCGTCGCCCTTGGCGACTACTGCCTTGACCTGGCGTCGGGGCTGTTGCGTCGTGGACAGGAGCCGGTGCGGCTTCGGGCCAAGCCCTATCGCCTGCTGGAGCACCTTGCCCGCAACCCTGGCCGCATCGTCACCAAGTCCGAGCTGATGACGGCTGTGTGGGGCGACGTCTTCGTCACCGAGGACTCGCTGACCCAGGCGATCAAGGAAATCCGGAAGGCGCTCGGCGACGACACCCAGCAGACGATAAGAACCATTTCCGGGCGCGGCTACATGCTGGTTCCGGCAACGCCCGCGCCTGAACCACGGCAATTGCCGATAGTGGCGGTCCTGCGTTTCCAAAACGCCGGCGACAGGACGGACGAGCCGCTTGTCGACGGCTTCGTCGAGGACATCATCGTCAGGCTGGCGCGTTTTCGAAGCGTCATGGTTCTCGGCCACACATCGACATTCTCGGTGCAATCAGGACTGGCGGGCGCCGCCCAACTCGGCGCCGATTTCGCGGTCGAGGGTTCGCTCCGGCGCACGGGCGAACGGCTCGACATCAGCGTTTCCCTGGCCACCGCGCCGGCGGGCGTCCTTGCCTGGAATGAACGTTATGTCGCCGACGGCAGCGACGTCTTTGCCGTGCTGGACGACATTTCCGAGCAGATCGTCAATCGGCTGGTCAAGCGACTGGAGGATGCGGGCACGCATCGCGCCGCTGCCAAGCCGACGGACAGTCTCGTCGCCTATGAGCTCCTGCTGCGTGGCATCAGCCGCCTGCGCGGCTACCAGCCGGAGGACAACGAGGCCGCCAGGGAGTACTTCGAAGCGGCAATCGACAAAGACCCGGCTTATGGCCTGGCCCATGGCTATCTCGGCCTCGCCGTCGCGCATCTGGTCGGCGACATCGTGCTCTCTCCTGAGGTCTTCGATCAGGCGATCGCACACGGCGCCAGGGGCGTCGCGCTCGCGCCGGAGGAGCCGCGCTGTCATCGCATTCTCGGCGTCATCAGGCTATTCGCCAGCCAGCACTCCGGAGCCGAGGGTCACATGCGCCGTGCCCTCGACCTCAATCCGCACGACGCCGACACGATGACGCAGCTCGGTTATGTGTTGACACTGCGCGGCAGGCCACTGGAGGGACTCGCCCTGATGGAAAAGGCCGAGAAGATCAATCCGATCCATCCGGACTGGTACGACTGCAATCGTTCGATGGCGCTGTACGGCATCGGCGACTATGCCGGCGCGCTCGTCCGCCTCGAGCGCATGACCTCGCAGCCGCCCTGGCAGCTGGCCCATGTGGCTGCCTGCCAGGCCCAGGACGGCAAGGTCGAGCAGGCGCGACAGACCTTGTCCCGGGCGTTGGCAATCGCCCCTGACTTCTCGCCCGCCCTCTATGCCCGCCACGGCGTGCCTTACGAGCATGCCCGCGATACCGACCACCTGGCCGAAGGCATCGCCAAAGCGCTCGACGCCAACTAG
- a CDS encoding GGDEF domain-containing protein — MFTANLLPRADTGAKRTLLFALIVGGTIFAASLFGIFTRPIGFLAAVWPANAVLLGLMVRYQAFASPAGWLAAFVGYFAADITTGSDLITTAWLSAANMAGAMTGYLLFKLLPEEDRKLRRSISVLYVFAICCLASLASAVTGGGAARMLFGRDFADGLAFWAVSELVNYLIVVPIWLTFPGLHTLRQQWAPFAELNRDNLMHAAPCLALLISVVAGSAVGGPGTLAFPIPALLWCALTYSMFTTTVLTMALSTWLLISLPADMIPFAHLPNPLRLLDSIRLGVALMALGPLTVASTNAARRELIERLMHQANHDSLTGALSRRALMERGEACLGELARGTHDASLLMLDIDHFKRVNDRLGHAAGDKALTEFFRLVSAELREDDLFGRTGGEEFAVLLPRTDLIEATGVAERIRAAIEAAKITVPSGERLRMTVSIGVTAQTASDVKDIDDLLLAADRALYEAKAAGRNTVRVGARAARDAA, encoded by the coding sequence GTGTTCACCGCCAATCTGCTCCCACGTGCCGACACCGGCGCGAAACGCACATTGCTGTTCGCGCTCATCGTCGGAGGCACCATCTTCGCTGCCTCCCTGTTCGGCATCTTCACCCGCCCGATAGGCTTCCTTGCCGCGGTATGGCCGGCGAACGCCGTCCTGCTCGGCCTGATGGTGCGTTATCAGGCATTCGCCTCGCCTGCGGGCTGGCTTGCCGCCTTTGTTGGCTACTTCGCCGCCGACATCACGACCGGCAGCGATCTCATCACCACCGCATGGCTGTCGGCCGCCAACATGGCCGGCGCCATGACCGGCTATCTGCTGTTCAAGCTGCTGCCGGAAGAAGACCGCAAGCTGCGTCGTTCGATCTCGGTGCTCTACGTCTTTGCCATCTGTTGCCTGGCCTCTCTGGCCTCGGCGGTGACCGGCGGCGGTGCCGCGCGCATGCTGTTTGGACGCGATTTCGCCGACGGCCTGGCGTTCTGGGCGGTGAGCGAACTGGTCAACTACCTGATCGTGGTGCCAATCTGGCTGACCTTTCCCGGCCTGCATACGCTCAGGCAGCAATGGGCCCCGTTCGCGGAACTCAACAGGGACAACCTGATGCATGCGGCACCCTGTCTCGCCTTGCTGATCTCGGTTGTTGCCGGAAGCGCGGTCGGTGGCCCAGGTACACTGGCTTTCCCCATCCCAGCGCTGCTGTGGTGTGCGCTGACCTACAGCATGTTCACCACCACGGTGCTGACGATGGCTCTGTCCACATGGCTGCTGATTTCCTTGCCGGCGGACATGATTCCGTTCGCGCACTTGCCAAACCCGCTGCGGCTGCTCGATTCGATCCGCCTTGGCGTGGCCCTGATGGCGCTCGGACCGCTAACGGTGGCAAGCACCAATGCGGCACGTCGCGAGCTGATCGAGCGGCTGATGCACCAGGCCAATCACGACTCGCTGACCGGCGCCCTGTCGCGGCGCGCTCTGATGGAGCGCGGCGAGGCGTGCCTTGGCGAACTTGCTCGCGGCACGCACGACGCATCCCTGTTGATGCTCGACATCGACCATTTCAAGCGCGTCAACGACCGCCTCGGCCATGCAGCCGGCGACAAGGCGCTGACGGAGTTCTTCCGCCTGGTTTCGGCCGAACTGCGCGAGGACGACCTTTTCGGCCGGACAGGCGGCGAAGAATTCGCCGTGCTGTTGCCGCGCACCGACCTGATCGAGGCAACGGGTGTGGCAGAACGCATCCGCGCCGCTATCGAGGCGGCAAAGATCACGGTTCCCTCGGGCGAGCGGCTGCGCATGACGGTCAGCATCGGCGTGACCGCCCAGACGGCATCAGACGTCAAGGACATCGACGACCTGCTGCTTGCCGCCGACAGGGCGCTCTATGAGGCAAAGGCCGCAGGCCGGAATACGGTACGGGTCGGCGCCAGAGCGGCAAGGGACGCGGCTTAG
- a CDS encoding YebC/PmpR family DNA-binding transcriptional regulator — MAGHSQFKNIMHRKGRQDAVRSKMFSKLAREITVAAKTGVPDPSMNPRLRLAVQNAKAVSMPKDNIARAISKASMGDAENYEEVRYEGYGPGGVALIVEALTDNRNRTASNVRAAFTKAGGAMGETGSVSFMWDRVGEIVYAAKAGSADKVMDAAIEAGADDVQSDEDGHTITCAFENLGEVSKALESSLGDAESVKIVWKPQNNIPVDEERAQSLMKLVGTLEDDDDVQNVYANFEVDEATLAKLSAA, encoded by the coding sequence ATGGCCGGCCATTCACAGTTCAAGAACATCATGCACCGCAAGGGCCGCCAGGACGCGGTGCGGTCCAAGATGTTCTCCAAGCTTGCACGCGAAATCACCGTTGCAGCAAAGACCGGCGTGCCCGACCCCTCGATGAACCCGCGCCTGCGCCTGGCCGTCCAGAACGCCAAGGCCGTGTCGATGCCCAAGGACAATATCGCCCGCGCCATCTCCAAGGCTTCGATGGGCGATGCCGAAAACTATGAAGAAGTGCGTTACGAGGGTTACGGCCCCGGTGGCGTGGCGCTGATCGTCGAGGCGCTGACCGACAACCGCAACCGCACCGCCTCCAACGTGCGCGCCGCCTTCACCAAGGCCGGCGGCGCGATGGGCGAAACCGGCTCGGTGTCGTTCATGTGGGACCGGGTCGGCGAGATCGTCTATGCCGCCAAGGCCGGCAGCGCCGACAAGGTGATGGACGCCGCCATCGAAGCCGGCGCCGATGACGTGCAGTCCGACGAAGACGGCCACACCATCACCTGCGCCTTCGAAAACCTCGGCGAGGTGTCCAAGGCGCTCGAAAGCTCGCTCGGCGACGCCGAGTCGGTGAAGATCGTCTGGAAGCCGCAGAACAACATCCCGGTCGACGAAGAGCGCGCGCAGTCGCTGATGAAGCTGGTCGGCACGCTGGAAGACGACGACGACGTGCAGAACGTCTATGCCAACTTCGAAGTCGACGAAGCAACGCTGGCCAAGCTGAGCGCTGCGTAA
- a CDS encoding RDD family protein — translation MTDIAAQNSATYTGTWWRERVGFWRRVGAFFLDAAIVLTPLQLLVVVLYTQTDGRIQGSFGLIFRICADLDRVPEGFPHTLERIDTVQDCQTTLFGLPMSRQLVLSQTDQTEGQQRTLTEELWLNADGYHVESLWLDANGAALAIFLLYLIAFEWRIGQTVGKHVLDIRVLDRDALGALGIPLPKAIFRQAVLFAPILAFLLPQYGATSRGAAVFLGGLFLVFASIWVISVTISLARKTDPLYDRLAGTIVVKI, via the coding sequence GTGACAGATATTGCAGCCCAAAATAGTGCCACATACACCGGCACATGGTGGCGGGAGCGCGTAGGTTTCTGGCGCCGCGTCGGTGCATTTTTCCTCGACGCAGCAATTGTGCTCACCCCACTGCAATTGCTTGTTGTCGTTCTCTACACTCAGACCGACGGCCGAATTCAAGGAAGTTTCGGCCTCATCTTTAGGATATGTGCCGATCTGGATCGCGTGCCAGAAGGGTTTCCGCACACTCTAGAGCGGATCGACACTGTTCAGGACTGTCAGACCACGCTGTTTGGCCTGCCTATGTCCCGGCAATTGGTTCTCAGCCAGACTGATCAGACCGAGGGCCAACAGCGAACCCTCACTGAAGAACTATGGCTGAACGCCGACGGCTACCATGTTGAAAGCCTGTGGCTCGATGCGAACGGAGCTGCACTCGCAATTTTCCTGCTCTATCTCATAGCCTTCGAGTGGCGGATCGGGCAAACCGTCGGCAAACATGTGCTCGATATCAGGGTATTGGATCGAGACGCTCTGGGCGCACTTGGAATTCCGTTGCCCAAGGCGATCTTTCGACAGGCCGTTTTGTTCGCACCAATCCTCGCGTTCCTGTTGCCGCAGTATGGAGCAACGTCTCGGGGTGCTGCGGTGTTTCTCGGCGGGCTCTTTTTGGTCTTTGCCTCCATCTGGGTTATCTCGGTGACAATCTCTTTGGCTCGCAAAACCGATCCACTCTATGATCGGTTGGCAGGAACAATCGTGGTCAAGATATGA
- a CDS encoding SelT/SelW/SelH family protein, whose translation MTSSHSIRITYCTQCMWLLRAGWMAQELLSTFGQELGEVTLVPGTGGIFTVTCNGEMIWDRKRDGGFPDAAQLKQLVRDLIDPERDLGHSDRKGHKAKDQA comes from the coding sequence ATGACATCATCGCACAGTATCCGCATCACCTACTGCACCCAGTGCATGTGGCTCCTTCGCGCCGGCTGGATGGCGCAGGAGCTTCTGTCGACCTTTGGCCAGGAGCTCGGCGAAGTGACCCTGGTGCCGGGCACGGGCGGCATCTTCACCGTCACCTGCAACGGCGAGATGATCTGGGACCGCAAGCGCGACGGCGGCTTTCCCGATGCAGCTCAGCTCAAGCAGCTGGTGCGCGACCTCATTGATCCCGAGCGCGACCTCGGCCACTCCGACCGCAAGGGCCACAAGGCCAAGGATCAGGCCTGA
- a CDS encoding D-alanine--D-alanine ligase family protein: protein MTSRPRIAVLFGGRSAEHDVSIMSASNVVKAIDTARYEVVPVGIARDGRWFLAELGSDGTLPQVVPTGGTEVALVPGGKGRLVGLPSGEAPFEMPRIDVLFPVLHGPFGEDGAVQGLAEVADVPYVGCGVLGSANAMDKDTAKRLMKEAGLPVARGLTVHAGERPGFEAVKAALGLPVFIKPARQGSSVGVSKAETAAQLETALAEAFRHDRKVLIEEFIAGREIEFAVLEAPDGQLQVSVPGEIVPAASHGFYTYEAKYIDADGAALRIPAELPDGGTARLQEIARGAFLALGCESMARVDFFVKADGSALVNEVNTIPGFTNISMYPKTMAASGVSYPDLVGRLIAHAVARWKRQS from the coding sequence ATGACATCGAGACCACGCATTGCAGTCCTTTTCGGCGGGCGTTCCGCCGAGCACGACGTTTCCATCATGTCCGCAAGCAATGTGGTCAAGGCGATCGACACTGCCAGATATGAGGTCGTGCCTGTCGGCATCGCCCGTGACGGTCGCTGGTTCCTGGCGGAGCTTGGCAGCGACGGCACGCTGCCCCAGGTCGTGCCCACTGGCGGCACGGAAGTGGCGCTGGTGCCGGGCGGCAAGGGCCGCCTGGTCGGCCTCCCCAGCGGCGAAGCGCCTTTCGAGATGCCCCGGATCGATGTGCTGTTTCCGGTGCTGCATGGCCCGTTCGGCGAGGACGGCGCGGTCCAGGGGCTCGCCGAAGTGGCGGATGTTCCCTATGTCGGCTGCGGCGTGCTCGGCTCGGCCAACGCCATGGACAAGGACACGGCCAAGCGGCTGATGAAGGAGGCCGGACTGCCGGTCGCCCGAGGGCTGACGGTGCATGCAGGGGAACGCCCGGGCTTCGAGGCGGTGAAGGCAGCCCTCGGCCTGCCCGTCTTCATCAAGCCGGCCCGTCAGGGCTCGTCCGTCGGTGTCAGCAAGGCCGAGACGGCAGCGCAGCTGGAGACGGCGCTGGCCGAGGCCTTCAGACACGACCGCAAGGTGCTGATCGAGGAATTCATTGCCGGTCGCGAGATCGAGTTCGCCGTGCTCGAGGCGCCCGACGGACAGCTGCAGGTCTCCGTGCCGGGCGAGATCGTCCCGGCGGCAAGCCACGGCTTCTACACCTACGAGGCCAAATACATCGATGCCGACGGCGCTGCGCTACGCATTCCCGCCGAGCTGCCCGACGGTGGCACGGCCAGGCTGCAGGAGATTGCCCGCGGCGCCTTCCTGGCGCTGGGCTGCGAAAGCATGGCGCGGGTGGACTTCTTCGTTAAGGCCGACGGTTCGGCGCTGGTCAACGAGGTCAACACCATCCCCGGCTTCACCAACATCAGCATGTATCCGAAGACGATGGCCGCCTCGGGCGTGAGCTATCCCGACCTCGTCGGCCGGTTGATCGCGCATGCCGTGGCGCGCTGGAAGCGCCAGAGCTGA
- a CDS encoding anthrone oxygenase family protein: protein MIDTLFSALTFLAVIGSGLAAGLFFIFSNTIMASFARLPAAQGIATMQQINLTIINPAFMAVFMGMVVLALVLGGKALLGWSEAGAGWLIAGAVAYVVGCFLVTIIFNVPLNDKLAAVDPSSAEGAALWATYLSDWLPWNHVRTVASMISLGAFAMAFARTA, encoded by the coding sequence ATGATCGACACCCTGTTTTCAGCGCTTACCTTCCTCGCCGTGATCGGGAGCGGCCTTGCTGCCGGGCTGTTCTTCATCTTCTCGAACACGATCATGGCGTCGTTTGCCAGGCTGCCTGCGGCGCAAGGCATTGCCACCATGCAGCAGATCAACCTCACCATCATCAATCCGGCCTTCATGGCGGTATTCATGGGAATGGTGGTGCTTGCGCTGGTGCTGGGCGGCAAGGCGTTGCTTGGCTGGTCCGAAGCGGGCGCCGGCTGGCTGATTGCGGGCGCCGTTGCCTATGTCGTCGGTTGTTTCCTAGTGACGATCATCTTCAACGTTCCGCTCAACGACAAGCTTGCGGCCGTCGACCCGTCAAGCGCGGAGGGGGCGGCACTCTGGGCCACCTACCTCAGCGACTGGCTGCCGTGGAACCATGTCCGTACTGTCGCCAGCATGATCTCGCTCGGCGCCTTCGCCATGGCCTTTGCGCGCACTGCGTGA
- a CDS encoding NAD(P)H-binding protein: MSSEIANAPFLILGGTGKTGRRVAGRLAARGLPVRIGSRNAARPFDWEDRSTWATALKGARAVYVSYHPDLAAPGAAEIVGNFARLAVGMGVKRLVLLSGRGEPEAQRAEQAVVAAGADWTVLRCSWFMQNFSESFLLDAVLSGEIALPVGAVGEPFVDADDIADAAVAALIDDRHIGQLYELTGPRLLSFSDAAAEIAAASGRDVRFIEIMPADFEAGLAAAGLPEDLIALLLVLFTEVLDGRNAHVAGGVERALGRPARDFSDFARTVAASGAWGDTK; the protein is encoded by the coding sequence ATGTCGTCTGAAATTGCCAATGCTCCCTTCCTCATCCTTGGCGGCACCGGAAAGACCGGACGCCGCGTCGCCGGGCGTCTGGCCGCACGCGGTCTGCCGGTCCGCATCGGTTCGCGCAACGCTGCACGTCCCTTCGACTGGGAGGATCGTTCGACATGGGCGACGGCGCTCAAGGGCGCGCGCGCCGTCTATGTTTCCTACCATCCCGACCTCGCCGCACCGGGCGCCGCCGAGATCGTTGGTAACTTCGCCCGGCTGGCGGTTGGTATGGGCGTCAAGCGGTTGGTGCTGCTGTCCGGTCGCGGCGAGCCCGAGGCGCAGCGCGCCGAACAGGCGGTCGTCGCTGCGGGTGCCGACTGGACCGTGCTGCGCTGCAGCTGGTTCATGCAGAACTTCAGCGAAAGCTTCCTGCTGGATGCGGTGTTGTCGGGCGAGATCGCCCTGCCGGTGGGTGCGGTTGGTGAGCCATTCGTTGATGCCGACGACATCGCCGACGCGGCCGTTGCCGCACTCATCGACGATCGCCATATCGGCCAGCTCTACGAGCTGACCGGCCCGCGCCTGCTCAGTTTCAGCGATGCCGCTGCCGAGATCGCGGCGGCCAGCGGGCGCGATGTCCGTTTCATCGAGATCATGCCGGCCGACTTCGAGGCTGGCCTGGCTGCGGCCGGGTTGCCGGAGGATCTCATCGCGTTGCTGTTGGTGCTGTTCACCGAGGTGCTCGACGGTCGAAACGCCCATGTCGCTGGCGGCGTCGAACGCGCGCTCGGGCGGCCTGCACGCGATTTCAGCGACTTTGCCCGAACCGTTGCGGCATCCGGTGCCTGGGGAGACACAAAATGA
- a CDS encoding TetR/AcrR family transcriptional regulator — MDKTEDSGALRRAPSQKRSQERVERMLQAATALIEENGSDAMRMGEVAERAGVSIGSLYQYFPDKAAIVRTLAERYNAEGRTCISDGLAGVRDMDGLLQAFGALIDTYYGIFLAEPVMRDIWSGTQADKALRDIDLRDSRANGALLAEAWQRVAPAAEGEAIERKAFLVMSLGEATMRLAISVERAEGDALVAGYKAMALREIGASG; from the coding sequence ATGGACAAGACGGAAGACAGCGGCGCGCTGCGCCGGGCGCCAAGCCAGAAGCGCAGCCAGGAGCGGGTGGAGCGCATGCTGCAGGCAGCAACCGCCCTGATCGAGGAAAATGGCAGCGACGCCATGCGCATGGGCGAGGTGGCGGAACGCGCCGGCGTGTCGATCGGCTCGCTCTACCAGTATTTCCCCGACAAGGCGGCAATCGTGCGCACGCTGGCCGAGCGCTACAACGCCGAGGGCCGCACCTGCATATCCGACGGACTTGCAGGCGTGCGCGACATGGACGGCCTGCTCCAGGCTTTCGGCGCGCTGATCGACACCTATTACGGCATTTTCCTCGCCGAACCGGTGATGCGCGACATCTGGTCGGGCACCCAGGCTGACAAGGCGTTACGCGACATCGATCTGCGTGACTCCAGGGCCAATGGTGCGCTTTTGGCGGAAGCCTGGCAGCGCGTGGCACCCGCCGCGGAGGGCGAAGCCATCGAGCGCAAGGCGTTCCTCGTCATGTCGCTCGGCGAGGCGACCATGCGGCTGGCGATCTCGGTGGAGAGGGCGGAGGGCGATGCGCTGGTGGCCGGCTACAAGGCGATGGCGCTGAGGGAGATTGGGGCGAGCGGCTAG